The following proteins are encoded in a genomic region of Clostridium kluyveri:
- a CDS encoding helix-turn-helix domain-containing protein: MLDKGQKYEILKLRKKGYGYKSISSILKIKRDTVRNVCKAYNLTGYGQPIGGDIEDLINIPKNCLYCGKEINSEDRRGRKSKFCSDKCRRTWWSKNSDKKNKKAWYTFICKNCGIEFKAYGNKNRKFCSVRCSNEHRFGGTAQSE; the protein is encoded by the coding sequence ATGTTAGATAAAGGGCAGAAATATGAAATTTTAAAGCTTAGAAAGAAAGGCTATGGATATAAAAGTATATCAAGTATTTTAAAAATAAAAAGAGATACTGTAAGAAATGTATGTAAGGCTTATAACCTTACAGGATATGGACAGCCAATTGGAGGTGATATTGAAGACCTTATAAATATACCAAAGAACTGCCTTTACTGCGGAAAGGAAATAAATTCAGAAGATCGCAGGGGCAGAAAATCAAAATTCTGTTCGGATAAGTGCAGGAGGACATGGTGGAGCAAGAACAGTGATAAGAAAAATAAAAAGGCGTGGTATACTTTTATATGCAAAAACTGCGGCATAGAATTTAAAGCCTACGGCAATAAAAACAGGAAGTTTTGTTCTGTTAGATGTTCAAATGAACATAGATTTGGTGGCACCGCTCAAAGTGAGTAA
- a CDS encoding phage portal protein: protein MKFIDRCKLFLTPQNALFEVLQKYSQDFLAGEDVPADNFKVDTDTAMGFSAVFACNKVLSETLASCPIFLYEKDDRGNRHQVTDTPEYGVLHYAPNAEMTPGQFKEFGMTNINLGGNFTAQKVFNLHGELLELRPISWERVRIDIDKVTGRLLYFIDGKTEPKIRDEILHIPGLTLDGYIGITPLSYVALTVDIGLSQDKFERNFYHNRASTSGIFQYPNELGEEAFQRLKKDIKKNYTGLSNAGVPMILEGGGQFKEITMKLTDAQFLESKRFRIEDVCRIFRVPLHLVQDLTRSTNNNIEHQSLEFIVYTMLPWFKRWEENLNLQLLSKDSKRRSRYFEFNISGLLRGDIKSRYEAYAQGRQWGWLSVNDIRRLENMNPIENGDRYLELLNMGEAGKQQDQLKALREEVFNLMSEGK from the coding sequence TTGAAGTTTATAGATAGATGTAAGTTGTTTTTAACTCCACAAAATGCATTATTTGAAGTGCTGCAGAAATATTCCCAAGATTTTTTAGCTGGAGAAGATGTACCTGCGGACAATTTTAAAGTGGACACAGATACAGCCATGGGTTTTTCAGCAGTTTTTGCCTGTAACAAGGTGCTTTCAGAAACACTTGCCAGTTGCCCCATATTTCTTTATGAAAAAGATGATAGGGGAAACAGACATCAGGTAACAGATACCCCCGAATATGGAGTTCTCCATTATGCACCAAATGCTGAAATGACACCAGGACAATTTAAGGAGTTTGGTATGACAAATATTAACCTTGGCGGCAATTTTACAGCACAGAAAGTTTTCAATCTTCATGGAGAACTTTTAGAACTAAGACCCATATCCTGGGAAAGGGTAAGGATTGATATAGATAAGGTTACAGGAAGACTCCTTTATTTTATAGACGGAAAAACTGAACCTAAGATAAGAGATGAAATACTTCATATTCCGGGACTTACTTTAGATGGTTATATAGGAATAACCCCTCTTAGTTATGTAGCTTTAACTGTTGATATCGGGTTATCCCAGGATAAATTTGAAAGAAACTTTTACCACAACAGGGCATCGACAAGTGGAATATTTCAGTATCCAAATGAACTCGGGGAGGAAGCATTTCAAAGGCTTAAAAAGGATATTAAGAAAAACTATACAGGGCTTTCCAATGCAGGAGTTCCAATGATACTGGAAGGCGGAGGACAGTTTAAGGAAATCACCATGAAGCTTACAGATGCACAGTTTTTAGAATCTAAAAGATTCAGGATAGAAGATGTGTGCAGGATATTTAGGGTGCCCCTCCACCTAGTACAGGATTTAACGAGGTCTACTAACAATAACATAGAGCATCAGAGCCTTGAATTTATTGTATACACTATGCTGCCCTGGTTTAAAAGATGGGAAGAAAATTTAAATTTACAGCTTTTATCAAAGGACTCAAAGAGGAGAAGTAGATATTTTGAATTCAACATAAGTGGCCTTCTCCGCGGAGATATTAAATCCAGATATGAAGCCTATGCTCAAGGCAGGCAGTGGGGATGGCTTTCAGTTAATGATATCAGAAGGCTTGAAAATATGAATCCTATAGAGAACGGTGACCGATATTTGGAACTTCTAAATATGGGTGAAGCAGGTAAACAGCAAGACCAGCTTAAGGCTTTAAGGGAAGAAGTATTTAATTTAATGAGTGAAGGGAAGTGA
- a CDS encoding site-specific DNA-methyltransferase, which translates to MIDIDELISYVNNARTHSKEQITKIRSSLREFGFVNPVLIDKDKNIISGHGRILAAKEEGIKEIPCVLVEHLTEAQKKAYILADNKLALDAGWDNEILALEIEALKDLDFDISLTGFDAAEIDDLFSNVHDKEIKEDDFDIDSELKEPAISKQGDVWLLGKHRLVCGDSTKAETYEVLMEGKKANLVVTDLPYNVNYQGVAGKIKNDNMGDKEFFEFLLKAFKNMYDNMADGAPIYVFHADRETVNFRTSFKEAGFFCHQTCIWVKNAPVLGRSDYVYMHEPIIYGWKPTLGHKWYSDRRQKTVWNFDRPTKSELHPTMKPLNLIAYPIKNSSISNCIILDPFAGSFSTGIACEQTDRICYAVELEEKFVDVAVKRYIEQVGTDKGVFLIRDGVKIGYKDVLKELE; encoded by the coding sequence ATAATAGATATAGATGAATTAATATCCTATGTCAATAATGCAAGAACCCACAGTAAAGAGCAGATAACAAAAATCAGAAGCAGTCTGCGTGAATTTGGCTTTGTAAACCCGGTTTTAATTGATAAAGATAAAAATATTATATCTGGACATGGCAGAATTTTGGCAGCAAAGGAAGAGGGAATAAAAGAAATTCCATGTGTACTGGTTGAACATTTAACTGAAGCACAGAAGAAAGCATATATCCTTGCTGATAACAAACTGGCACTGGATGCAGGGTGGGATAATGAGATTCTGGCATTAGAAATTGAAGCTTTAAAGGATTTAGATTTTGATATTTCCCTTACAGGTTTTGATGCCGCAGAGATAGATGATTTATTTTCTAACGTCCATGATAAGGAAATCAAAGAAGATGATTTTGATATAGACAGTGAATTAAAAGAACCTGCTATATCAAAACAGGGAGATGTATGGCTCCTTGGAAAACACAGACTTGTCTGTGGTGACAGCACTAAAGCTGAAACTTATGAGGTTTTAATGGAGGGGAAGAAAGCAAATCTAGTTGTAACGGACTTGCCCTATAATGTAAATTATCAAGGGGTTGCCGGTAAAATAAAAAATGATAATATGGGCGATAAGGAGTTCTTTGAATTTCTTCTAAAGGCTTTTAAAAATATGTATGATAATATGGCAGATGGTGCTCCTATTTATGTATTTCATGCTGATAGAGAAACTGTTAACTTTAGAACTTCTTTTAAAGAAGCAGGGTTCTTCTGTCATCAAACATGTATATGGGTAAAAAATGCTCCGGTACTAGGAAGAAGTGACTACGTCTATATGCATGAGCCTATTATCTATGGTTGGAAACCAACATTGGGACATAAATGGTATTCAGATCGCAGACAAAAAACGGTGTGGAATTTCGATAGACCAACAAAATCAGAACTCCATCCAACTATGAAACCATTGAATTTAATAGCCTATCCTATAAAGAATTCAAGTATTTCAAATTGTATTATCCTTGACCCTTTTGCCGGAAGTTTTTCCACAGGGATAGCATGTGAACAGACGGACAGGATTTGTTATGCTGTAGAACTTGAAGAAAAATTTGTAGATGTAGCAGTTAAAAGATATATTGAGCAGGTTGGAACTGACAAAGGGGTATTTCTTATTAGAGATGGAGTTAAGATTGGATATAAAGATGTATTAAAGGAGCTTGAGTAG
- a CDS encoding VRR-NUC domain-containing protein yields the protein MGDALVKEKNITNKILKYLKSLDNCFCFKEHGGRYGTAGIPDIICCFNGRFIAFEVKTEKGRLTKLQEITIQKIKEAKGKAFKVTSLEEVKNILENLEV from the coding sequence ATGGGAGATGCTCTGGTAAAAGAAAAAAATATAACAAATAAAATATTAAAGTATCTAAAGTCCCTGGATAACTGCTTCTGTTTTAAAGAGCATGGGGGAAGATACGGAACAGCAGGAATACCAGACATAATATGCTGCTTTAATGGCAGGTTCATTGCCTTTGAGGTAAAAACCGAAAAAGGCAGACTTACAAAGTTGCAGGAAATCACAATACAAAAAATCAAAGAGGCAAAGGGCAAAGCTTTCAAAGTTACAAGTTTAGAAGAGGTTAAAAATATACTTGAAAATTTGGAGGTATAA
- a CDS encoding DUF3368 domain-containing protein — protein MTKVVCNSSPIIGLSIIKKLDLLWEIFDEVYITEEVYKEITIAEKINKMGASELIEAIKNNHIKVYSVKNKMLVKQLYGRLHRGELEVVVAAKELKIKRVIIDDRSARHFAETALLRTIGLMGILLLSKEYKKIESVKKYLDVLIENGFRISVKLYNEILRSAGELD, from the coding sequence ATGACTAAAGTTGTATGTAATTCAAGCCCAATCATAGGGCTAAGTATTATTAAAAAGTTAGATTTGCTATGGGAGATTTTTGATGAGGTTTATATTACAGAAGAGGTTTATAAAGAAATAACAATAGCTGAGAAAATTAACAAAATGGGTGCAAGTGAACTAATAGAAGCTATTAAAAACAATCATATTAAGGTGTATAGTGTAAAAAATAAGATGTTAGTGAAACAGTTGTATGGAAGACTCCACCGAGGAGAACTTGAGGTTGTGGTTGCGGCAAAAGAATTGAAAATAAAAAGGGTAATAATAGATGATAGGTCAGCTAGGCATTTTGCAGAGACAGCTTTGTTAAGAACAATCGGATTGATGGGAATTTTATTATTATCAAAAGAGTATAAAAAAATTGAAAGTGTAAAAAAGTATCTAGATGTATTAATAGAAAACGGATTTAGAATATCCGTAAAATTGTATAATGAAATTTTAAGATCAGCAGGAGAATTGGACTAA
- a CDS encoding phage major capsid protein, whose protein sequence is MSEKMKELLAQLTKLETESKNLINKQDVTAEEITAKLSEIKAHKAKIEAQKEIDVLEEERQKQAQIPVNEPIYAKPKDPSEKKWKGGMGEFLQAVATASSPGGRMDNRLVYQNSAAGLNESVTSEGGFMLDNDFIQGLFDAMMAESQVANRIRMIPIGANTNRLRALGIDETSRANGSRWGGVQAYWVAEAETVTQSKPKFREIDMALQKLLALCYVTDDLLQDATALEAIVKQAYADEMSFKIDDAIINGTGVGMPLGILNSSALVSVAKESGQSAGTIKYENILKMWSSMLARLRANAVWYINQEIEPQLYTMALNIGTGGAPVFLPSGGASASQYSTLLNRPIIPIEQCSVPGKKGDIILADPTQYIGIDKKAPTADVSIHVRFLFDEQVFRFIYKFNGAPYRNKPITPYKGANALSQFVTLVDR, encoded by the coding sequence ATGTCAGAGAAAATGAAAGAATTATTAGCACAGCTTACCAAGTTGGAAACAGAATCTAAGAACCTTATAAATAAACAGGATGTAACAGCTGAGGAAATCACTGCAAAGCTTTCTGAAATTAAAGCACATAAAGCCAAAATTGAAGCACAAAAAGAAATTGATGTACTAGAGGAAGAAAGACAAAAGCAGGCACAAATACCTGTAAATGAGCCAATATATGCAAAGCCTAAAGACCCTAGTGAGAAAAAATGGAAGGGAGGTATGGGAGAATTTTTACAGGCTGTGGCAACTGCATCTTCACCCGGTGGAAGAATGGATAACAGACTTGTATACCAGAATTCAGCCGCAGGTTTAAATGAAAGTGTAACTTCTGAAGGTGGCTTTATGTTGGATAATGATTTTATACAGGGGTTATTTGACGCAATGATGGCAGAAAGTCAGGTGGCAAATAGGATAAGGATGATTCCAATAGGCGCAAATACAAACAGACTCAGGGCACTTGGTATTGATGAAACCAGCAGGGCTAATGGAAGCAGGTGGGGAGGAGTTCAGGCTTACTGGGTAGCCGAGGCTGAAACTGTTACACAGTCCAAACCAAAGTTTAGAGAAATTGATATGGCACTGCAGAAACTACTGGCACTTTGTTATGTCACAGATGACCTGCTTCAAGATGCTACAGCTCTTGAGGCAATAGTAAAGCAGGCCTACGCAGATGAGATGTCTTTTAAAATTGACGATGCCATAATAAATGGAACTGGAGTTGGAATGCCCCTTGGAATATTAAATTCAAGTGCACTTGTTTCGGTGGCAAAAGAATCCGGTCAGTCTGCAGGTACTATAAAATATGAAAACATACTTAAAATGTGGAGCAGTATGCTCGCAAGACTCAGGGCAAATGCGGTGTGGTATATCAATCAGGAAATTGAACCTCAGCTTTATACTATGGCTTTAAATATTGGAACAGGAGGAGCACCTGTATTTTTACCTTCCGGTGGAGCTTCGGCTTCACAATACAGCACCCTTTTAAACAGACCAATAATTCCGATAGAGCAGTGCTCTGTGCCTGGTAAAAAAGGAGACATCATACTTGCAGACCCGACCCAGTATATTGGAATAGATAAAAAAGCACCAACGGCAGATGTATCAATACATGTGAGATTCTTATTTGACGAACAGGTATTTAGATTTATTTATAAATTCAATGGTGCACCTTACAGAAATAAGCCTATTACACCTTATAAGGGAGCTAATGCGTTAAGTCAATTTGTGACTTTGGTTGATAGATAG
- a CDS encoding terminase large subunit translates to MFDEKKAERVVKFINNLKHTKGVWHGVHFELLPWQDKIIRDIFGTIKNDGFRQYNTAYVEIPKKNGKSETAAAVALYLTCADNEWGAEVYGCAADRQQASIVFDVAVEMVEQCPALKKRIKPVISQKRLVYIPTGSYYQVLSSEAFSKHGLNVHGVIFDELHAQPNRELYDVMTKGSGDARMQPLFFLITTAGTDRNSICYEVHQKAEDILKGKKIDKTFYPVIYGIKDEDDWSLEENWYKANPSLEYTIPIEKVRDAFGSAKENPAEENIFRQLRLNQWVKQSVRWMPMDIWDKCSFEVNPEKLRGRECYGGLDLSSTNDITAFVLIFPPTQADDKYHVLPYFWIPEDNLKLRVRRDHVPYDVWQKQGFLKTTEGNVIHYGFIENFIDELGTKYNIKEIAFDRWGAVQMVQNLEGLGFTVVPFGQGYKDMSPPTKELMKIALEQKMAHGAHPVLSWMMDNVYVRTDPAGNIKPDESKSTEKIDGVVALVMALDRAIRREMKENVYEKRGMRSLLD, encoded by the coding sequence ATGTTTGATGAGAAAAAGGCTGAAAGGGTAGTGAAATTTATTAATAATCTTAAGCACACAAAAGGTGTGTGGCATGGAGTTCATTTTGAACTTTTACCCTGGCAGGATAAAATAATCAGAGATATATTTGGCACTATTAAAAATGACGGATTTAGACAATACAATACAGCGTATGTAGAAATACCTAAGAAAAATGGAAAGAGTGAAACCGCAGCAGCAGTAGCACTGTATCTTACCTGTGCAGATAATGAATGGGGGGCAGAAGTTTACGGCTGTGCTGCAGACAGGCAGCAGGCATCCATTGTATTTGATGTTGCTGTGGAAATGGTAGAACAGTGTCCTGCTCTTAAGAAAAGAATAAAACCGGTAATATCACAGAAGAGGCTTGTTTATATTCCTACAGGAAGTTATTATCAGGTTTTATCTTCAGAAGCTTTTAGTAAACATGGACTTAACGTACATGGAGTTATCTTCGATGAACTGCATGCACAGCCTAACAGAGAATTATATGATGTTATGACAAAGGGCAGTGGAGATGCAAGAATGCAGCCGCTGTTCTTTTTAATTACGACCGCGGGAACGGATAGAAATTCCATATGTTATGAGGTACATCAAAAAGCAGAAGATATTTTAAAAGGTAAGAAAATTGACAAAACCTTTTATCCAGTTATTTATGGAATTAAAGATGAAGACGACTGGAGCTTAGAGGAAAATTGGTACAAAGCCAATCCTTCCCTTGAATATACCATACCTATTGAAAAAGTCAGGGATGCCTTTGGAAGTGCAAAAGAAAATCCAGCAGAAGAAAATATATTCCGCCAGCTGAGATTGAATCAGTGGGTAAAACAATCCGTAAGGTGGATGCCTATGGATATATGGGATAAATGTTCTTTTGAAGTTAATCCTGAAAAACTAAGAGGAAGAGAGTGCTATGGTGGACTTGACTTATCAAGCACCAATGATATTACAGCTTTTGTTTTAATTTTCCCTCCAACACAAGCAGATGATAAATATCATGTTCTTCCATACTTCTGGATACCGGAAGATAATTTAAAACTTAGGGTTAGAAGAGACCATGTACCATATGATGTATGGCAGAAACAGGGCTTTCTTAAAACTACAGAGGGAAATGTTATTCACTATGGCTTTATAGAAAACTTTATAGATGAACTTGGGACTAAATATAACATAAAAGAAATAGCTTTTGACCGCTGGGGAGCTGTGCAGATGGTACAAAATTTGGAAGGTTTAGGTTTTACAGTAGTACCCTTTGGACAGGGATACAAGGATATGAGTCCGCCTACAAAGGAGCTTATGAAAATAGCTTTAGAACAGAAAATGGCCCATGGGGCACATCCAGTTTTAAGTTGGATGATGGATAATGTTTATGTTAGAACTGACCCTGCGGGAAATATAAAACCTGATGAATCAAAGTCCACTGAAAAGATAGATGGGGTTGTGGCACTTGTTATGGCACTGGATAGGGCAATAAGGAGAGAAATGAAAGAAAATGTTTATGAAAAAAGAGGGATGAGAAGTTTACTTGATTAG
- a CDS encoding UPF0175 family protein, whose protein sequence is MGAEKVKIDLNLSNDLIPLIEDLGLSKSLNDNITISIAIALFTSKSVSLARAAEIAEMNLVDFMDLLKNKNIPWNEYTEDEFRLDQIALRDLKDELGANKND, encoded by the coding sequence TTGGGAGCTGAAAAAGTAAAAATAGATTTGAATTTATCTAATGATTTAATACCACTTATAGAAGATCTAGGACTTTCAAAATCTTTAAATGATAATATAACTATATCAATAGCAATTGCATTATTTACAAGTAAGTCTGTATCATTAGCTCGTGCAGCTGAGATAGCAGAAATGAACCTTGTAGATTTTATGGATTTACTTAAAAATAAAAATATACCTTGGAATGAATATACAGAAGATGAATTTCGTCTTGATCAAATTGCACTAAGAGATTTAAAAGACGAATTAGGAGCTAACAAAAATGACTAA
- a CDS encoding HNH endonuclease signature motif containing protein, with protein sequence MDHIKAHEGDEKLFWDESNWQPLCKSCHDRKTAKEDGRWGKKGRVYPYDFK encoded by the coding sequence GTGGATCATATCAAAGCCCATGAAGGTGATGAAAAATTGTTCTGGGACGAGAGCAACTGGCAGCCTTTATGTAAGTCCTGCCATGATAGAAAGACTGCTAAGGAAGATGGCAGATGGGGAAAGAAAGGAAGGGTTTACCCTTATGACTTTAAATAA
- a CDS encoding phage terminase small subunit P27 family, whose translation MAQRGRKPKPTALKVLEGNPGKRPLNVNEPKPEKKAPKCPTWLESEAKKEWRRMSKSLEAIGILTKVDAASFAGYCQAYARWKEAEEFLTKHGTIFKTPSGYIQQVPQVSIAQTYLKIMKDFCSEFGLTPASRTRISIGVEETANTDDPMEDILRMV comes from the coding sequence ATGGCACAGAGGGGAAGAAAACCAAAACCTACTGCTTTAAAAGTTCTTGAAGGAAATCCAGGAAAAAGACCTTTAAATGTAAATGAACCAAAGCCTGAAAAGAAGGCACCTAAATGTCCCACATGGCTTGAATCGGAGGCTAAAAAGGAATGGAGAAGAATGAGTAAGTCACTTGAAGCTATAGGTATCTTAACAAAAGTAGATGCGGCATCCTTTGCAGGATACTGTCAGGCTTATGCAAGGTGGAAGGAAGCAGAAGAATTTTTAACAAAACACGGCACTATTTTTAAAACTCCATCCGGGTATATTCAGCAGGTGCCCCAGGTTTCCATTGCCCAAACCTACCTTAAGATTATGAAAGATTTTTGCTCTGAGTTTGGACTTACACCTGCTTCAAGGACGAGGATAAGTATAGGAGTAGAAGAAACTGCAAATACAGATGATCCAATGGAAGATATTTTAAGGATGGTTTAA
- a CDS encoding amidoligase family protein translates to MKSQKFGIEIEFTGLTRYMAAKKVAEFFKTKLEHIGGSYDKYHIRDGEGRVWNIVSDGSIDPEKKEKGEVISAPDTYKVELVSPVLNYSDIEPLQELVRKLRKAGMVVNKSCGIHIHIDGSNHTPLSLKNLVNLIASKEELLYKSLEIDTERLRYCKKVNEKLLSTINKKKPKTLEELADIWYQGYGSESRKRHYHRSRYHGLNLHSIFDKGTVEFRLFNSTTHAGKIKAYIQFCLAVSHQAIRQKSASSKRTITDNEKYTFRCWMLRLGLIGKEFETCRHHFLANLEGNPAWRYIA, encoded by the coding sequence TTGAAAAGCCAGAAGTTCGGAATAGAAATAGAATTTACAGGATTGACAAGGTATATGGCAGCTAAAAAAGTTGCAGAGTTTTTTAAAACAAAGCTAGAGCATATTGGAGGCAGCTATGATAAATACCACATTAGAGATGGAGAAGGCAGAGTTTGGAACATAGTTTCAGATGGAAGCATTGACCCAGAGAAAAAAGAAAAGGGAGAAGTTATATCGGCACCGGATACCTACAAAGTTGAACTGGTAAGTCCGGTACTTAACTACAGTGACATTGAACCCCTGCAGGAGCTGGTAAGAAAACTTAGAAAAGCAGGAATGGTTGTGAACAAAAGCTGCGGAATCCACATACATATTGACGGGTCAAACCACACACCTTTAAGTCTTAAAAACCTTGTAAATTTAATTGCAAGCAAAGAGGAACTGCTTTATAAATCCCTCGAGATAGACACTGAAAGGCTCAGATACTGTAAAAAGGTAAACGAGAAACTTTTAAGTACTATAAATAAAAAGAAACCAAAAACTTTGGAGGAACTGGCAGATATCTGGTACCAAGGTTATGGCAGTGAATCAAGGAAAAGGCATTACCATAGGAGCAGGTACCACGGATTGAATCTCCATAGTATTTTTGATAAAGGCACAGTGGAATTTAGACTCTTTAACAGCACCACCCATGCTGGTAAAATTAAAGCATACATCCAATTTTGCCTTGCAGTAAGTCATCAGGCCATAAGACAAAAGTCAGCCAGCAGCAAAAGAACCATAACTGACAATGAAAAATACACCTTCAGGTGCTGGATGTTGAGACTGGGACTTATAGGGAAAGAGTTTGAAACCTGCAGGCACCATTTTCTAGCAAACCTTGAAGGAAACCCGGCCTGGAGGTACATAGCTTAA
- a CDS encoding gamma-glutamylcyclotransferase family protein, translated as MKNKIYAAYGSNMNLKQMKRRCPKAKVVGIGEVRNYKLTFRGTSSGVANIEESSKGAVPIVLWEITKECEKALDIYEGYPKMYVKKDIQVVTKESTVTAMAYVMAKEYEKLPAEPVRYYVDVIRQGYVDNKIPINVLMEAVDENIKELKF; from the coding sequence ATGAAAAATAAGATATATGCAGCTTACGGTTCTAACATGAACCTTAAGCAGATGAAACGAAGATGTCCAAAGGCAAAAGTTGTAGGTATAGGAGAAGTTAGAAATTATAAATTGACTTTTAGGGGAACTAGCAGCGGCGTTGCAAATATTGAGGAAAGTTCTAAAGGGGCAGTACCTATTGTTTTATGGGAGATAACCAAAGAATGTGAAAAGGCACTGGATATTTACGAAGGGTATCCAAAGATGTATGTTAAAAAGGATATTCAGGTTGTTACAAAAGAGAGTACAGTTACTGCAATGGCTTATGTTATGGCAAAAGAATATGAAAAGCTTCCGGCAGAGCCTGTAAGATACTACGTTGATGTCATTAGACAGGGATATGTAGATAATAAAATACCTATAAATGTTTTAATGGAAGCAGTTGATGAAAATATTAAAGAACTGAAATTTTAA